Proteins from one Balaenoptera musculus isolate JJ_BM4_2016_0621 chromosome 7, mBalMus1.pri.v3, whole genome shotgun sequence genomic window:
- the EEF1B2 gene encoding elongation factor 1-beta: MGFGDLKSPAGLQVLNDYLADKSYIEGYVPSQADVAVFEAVSGPPPADLCHALRWYNHIKSYEKEKASLPGVKKALGKYGPANVEDTTESGATDSKDDDDIDLFGSDDEEESEEAKRLREERLAQYESKKAKKPTLVAKSSILLDVKPWDDETDMAKLEECVRSVQADGLVWGCSKLVPVGYGIKKLQIQCVVEDDKVGTDMLEEQITAFDEYVQSMDVAAFNKI; encoded by the exons ATGGGTTTTGGAGACCTGAAAAGCCCCGCCGGCCTCCAGGTGCTCAACGACTACTTGGCGGACAAGAGCTACATCGAAGG GTATGTGCCGTCACAAGCAGATGTGGCAGTATTTGAAGCAGTCTCCGGCCCACCACCTGCCGACTTGTGTCATGCCCTACGTTGGTATAATCACATCAAATCTTACGAAAAGGAAAAGGCCAG ccTGCCAGGAGTGAAGAAAGCTTTGGGCAAGTATGGCCCTGCTAACGTGGAAGACACCACAGAAAGTGGAGCTAcagatagtaaagatgatgatGACATTGATCTCTTTGGATCTGATGATGAGGAG GAAAGTGAAGAAGCCAAGAGGCTAAGAGAAGAACGCCTTGCACAGTATGAGTCAAAGAAAGCCAAAA AACCCACACTTGTTGCCAAGTCTTCCATCTTATTAGACGTGAAACCTTGGGATGATGAGACAGATATGGCAAAACTAGAGGAGTGCGTCAGAAGTGTTCAAGCAGACGGCTTAGTCTGGGGCTGTT CTAAACTAGTTCCGGTGGGGTATGGAATTAAAAAACTTCAAATACAGTGTGTAGTTGAAGACGATAAAGTTGGAACAGATATGCTGGAGGAGCAGATCACTGCTTTTGACGAGTATGTGCAGTCTATGGACGTGGCTGCGTTCAACAAGATCTAA